A window from Methylococcus mesophilus encodes these proteins:
- the ggt gene encoding gamma-glutamyltransferase yields MAFSRCLLLAAAVCTAQASGGPGHAAIASAHPLATQAGFEILDQGGNAFDAAVAVSAVLAVVEPQSSGIGGGGFWLLRRAADGKTVMLDGRETAPAAARPDMYLDARGEPRPRASLDGALSAGIPGLPAALVRLSKDYGRLSLAKSLAPAIRHAENGFAVGQRYAKAAKDRESALRQSPAASAVFLDQGVAPQPGFHLVQKDLAETLRRFARLGHGGFYGGTTARLLVQGVKDGGGIWQAGDLAGYRAVERAPVQGTYRGIRITSAAPPSSGGTVLLEALNILSAYDLDSTDALTRKHLVIEAERRAYRDRDLYLGDPGFVRMPLSRLLSPDYAEGLRVAIRPDRALPSVALATAPEPARQGDNTSHFSVIDRYGNLVAATLSINNSFGSGFVPPGTGVLLNDEMDDFATAPGKPNAYGLVGGGANAIAPGKRMLSSMSPTFLETKDRTAVLGTPGGSRIISMVLLAVLDFAQGHGPESWVATGRFHHQYLPDVVEYEPGGLSDEDIRGLEGRGHTLKPTGYRYGDMHAVQWDRVRNRLSAASDPRGEGAAEVK; encoded by the coding sequence GTGGCATTCTCGAGATGCCTGCTGCTCGCGGCTGCCGTTTGCACCGCTCAGGCTTCCGGCGGACCCGGCCATGCCGCCATCGCCAGCGCCCATCCCCTGGCCACGCAGGCGGGGTTCGAAATTCTGGATCAGGGAGGCAACGCCTTCGATGCGGCAGTTGCGGTATCCGCGGTCCTGGCGGTGGTGGAGCCGCAAAGCTCAGGGATAGGCGGCGGCGGATTCTGGCTGCTGCGCCGGGCGGCCGACGGCAAGACCGTGATGCTGGACGGACGGGAAACCGCGCCGGCCGCGGCCCGGCCCGACATGTACCTGGATGCCCGCGGCGAACCTCGCCCACGTGCCTCGCTGGACGGCGCGCTGTCAGCCGGAATTCCGGGGCTGCCCGCGGCGCTGGTGCGGCTGTCCAAGGACTACGGGCGCCTGTCTCTGGCCAAATCCCTGGCGCCCGCCATCCGCCATGCCGAAAACGGTTTCGCCGTGGGCCAGCGCTACGCGAAGGCGGCGAAAGACCGCGAATCCGCCTTGCGGCAATCGCCCGCCGCGAGCGCCGTTTTCCTGGACCAAGGCGTGGCGCCCCAACCCGGATTTCATCTGGTTCAGAAAGATTTGGCCGAAACCCTCCGGCGATTTGCGCGGCTCGGACATGGCGGCTTCTACGGTGGAACGACCGCGCGGCTCCTGGTGCAAGGGGTGAAGGACGGCGGCGGCATCTGGCAGGCCGGCGACCTGGCGGGCTATCGCGCGGTGGAGCGGGCGCCGGTGCAGGGAACGTACCGCGGCATCCGGATCACCAGCGCGGCCCCGCCGTCCAGCGGCGGCACGGTCCTGCTGGAAGCCTTGAACATATTGTCCGCCTACGATCTCGACAGCACGGATGCGTTGACGCGTAAGCACCTGGTGATCGAAGCCGAACGCCGCGCTTATCGCGACCGCGATCTTTACCTGGGCGATCCGGGCTTCGTCCGGATGCCGCTGAGCCGGTTGCTGAGTCCGGATTACGCGGAGGGGCTGCGCGTCGCCATCCGGCCCGACCGGGCCCTGCCCAGCGTGGCCTTGGCTACGGCGCCGGAGCCGGCCCGACAGGGCGACAACACCAGCCATTTCTCCGTCATCGACCGGTACGGCAATCTGGTCGCCGCCACCTTGAGCATCAACAACAGCTTCGGTTCCGGCTTCGTACCGCCGGGCACGGGCGTCCTCCTTAACGACGAAATGGACGACTTCGCGACGGCGCCCGGCAAGCCCAACGCCTACGGGCTGGTCGGCGGCGGCGCGAACGCGATCGCGCCGGGCAAGCGCATGCTCTCGAGCATGTCGCCCACTTTCCTGGAAACGAAGGACCGCACCGCCGTGCTCGGAACGCCCGGCGGCAGCCGGATCATCTCCATGGTGCTGCTGGCCGTGCTCGATTTCGCCCAGGGGCATGGGCCGGAATCCTGGGTGGCGACCGGGCGTTTCCATCATCAATACCTGCCCGATGTCGTAGAGTACGAGCCCGGCGGGCTGTCGGACGAGGACATCCGGGGGCTGGAGGGCCGCGGGCACACCCTGAAGCCGACCGGCTACCGCTACGGCGACATGCACGCGGTGCAATGGGACCGGGTGCGGAACAGGCTGAGCGCCGCCAGCGATCCGCGCGGGGAGGGCGCGGCGGAGGTCAAGTGA
- a CDS encoding POT family MFS transporter has product MSRYRTAPLASTELPSGIPFIVGNELAERFSYYGMRAILVVFMTRYLVDAAGNPAPMPESEAKGYFHLFVSLTYFTPFLGALLADGVLGKYRTIIALSLVYCLGHFALALDDTRMGLLLGQSLIALGAGGIKPCVSAHVGDQFGQSNRHLLSQVYSWFYLSINLGAFVSMLLIPWLLEQHGASAAFAVPGLLMLTATIVFWSGRHRFVHIPPGGMRFVREALSGEGLRGLGRLIGVFLFITMFWALFDQTGSSWVLQSQRMDRVLFGHEILPSQIQAANPLLIVLLTPLFYRLLYPALGRIAPMTALNKIALGLLFTVVAFALAAWIQTKIDAGLKPSVGWQLLAYLLLTSAEVMVSITSLEFAYTQAPLTMKSFVMALYLGAVALGNLFTALVNFWIERSQAEWLAGAGYFWFFTVLMLATALGFFAYSRGYKEEVYLQAEH; this is encoded by the coding sequence ATGAGCCGTTACCGCACTGCGCCGCTTGCCTCCACCGAACTCCCTTCCGGCATTCCCTTCATCGTGGGTAACGAGCTGGCCGAGCGCTTCAGCTACTACGGAATGCGGGCGATCCTGGTGGTGTTCATGACCCGCTATCTGGTGGACGCGGCGGGCAACCCGGCGCCCATGCCGGAAAGCGAGGCGAAGGGCTATTTCCATTTGTTCGTGTCGCTCACCTATTTCACGCCGTTCCTCGGCGCCCTGCTGGCCGACGGCGTGCTGGGCAAGTACCGCACCATCATCGCGCTCTCGCTGGTCTATTGCCTCGGGCACTTCGCCCTGGCCCTGGACGACACCCGGATGGGCCTCCTGCTGGGCCAGTCGCTGATCGCACTGGGGGCCGGCGGCATCAAGCCCTGCGTTTCGGCGCACGTGGGCGACCAGTTCGGGCAATCCAACCGGCATTTGCTGAGCCAGGTCTACAGCTGGTTCTACCTGTCCATCAACCTGGGCGCGTTCGTATCCATGCTGTTGATTCCCTGGCTGCTGGAGCAACACGGCGCGTCGGCGGCCTTTGCCGTACCCGGACTCCTGATGCTGACGGCGACGATCGTTTTCTGGTCGGGGCGCCACCGCTTCGTGCACATTCCGCCCGGGGGCATGCGCTTCGTCAGGGAGGCATTGAGTGGCGAGGGCTTGCGCGGACTGGGCCGGCTGATCGGCGTGTTTCTCTTCATCACCATGTTCTGGGCGCTGTTCGACCAGACCGGCTCGTCCTGGGTGCTGCAATCCCAGCGCATGGACCGCGTGCTGTTCGGCCACGAGATCCTGCCCTCGCAGATCCAGGCGGCCAATCCTTTGCTGATCGTGCTGCTCACGCCCCTGTTCTACCGCCTGCTGTACCCGGCGCTGGGACGCATCGCACCGATGACCGCCCTGAACAAGATCGCGCTGGGCCTGTTGTTCACCGTGGTCGCCTTCGCCCTCGCCGCCTGGATACAGACGAAAATCGACGCAGGATTGAAGCCCTCCGTCGGCTGGCAACTGCTGGCTTACCTGCTGCTGACCTCGGCCGAGGTGATGGTGTCCATCACCTCGCTGGAGTTCGCCTACACCCAGGCGCCGCTGACCATGAAGTCCTTCGTCATGGCGCTGTATCTCGGCGCCGTGGCGCTGGGGAATCTGTTCACCGCCCTGGTGAATTTCTGGATCGAGCGCTCACAGGCGGAATGGCTGGCGGGCGCCGGCTATTTCTGGTTCTTTACCGTGCTCATGCTGGCCACGGCGCTGGGCTTTTTCGCCTACAGCCGGGGTTACAAGGAGGAAGTCTATCTCCAGGCGGAACATTAG
- a CDS encoding formylglycine-generating enzyme family protein: protein MWIQDREKRGGLISALRDGLIRSLVPLLLIAGSPSRAAEWPKNLSNPAADKGDLILPMPCGGAMAFRKVLIPNQGPLNDYGIVVGGDDADYAYAEHPRPAQIAGSFDQDAKTRYYLIGKYEVNRAQYAALGSQCQAPADDQRLPQTDVTWLEAMAFADRYTQWLLKNAADKLPKDGQQPGFLRLPTEVEWEFAARGGLAVPVAQFRERTFPMEDEMVRYVWFEGTESANGKPQPIGMLKPNPLGLHDVLGNADEMVFDPYRLNRLDRLHGQAGGFVVRGGNYFTPQAEVRTAQRIEVPFYVKGEPRRAETTGFRLVVTVPVESSREKLRLLRESWNKLGSAAITPEASPGQPKSIDAKGLDDPVAELGVISDAAQDANMKNRLRNVQNRLKVTIQERDDQRKLAAKAALRLGAFLCQKMGADGKWVDAAETLLKQREAAFGADDPGVKSRREQLKGDRAALTENLLYYSETILGSAAIYDGPVLGEQFEVLKTELELKNYQALLGYADTYYRQLTAYRGNPAVRQNAWLNDCKALNKK, encoded by the coding sequence ATGTGGATTCAAGATCGAGAGAAGAGGGGCGGCTTAATTTCCGCATTGCGCGACGGGCTCATACGCTCGCTGGTTCCGCTGCTCCTGATCGCCGGTTCGCCGAGCCGGGCGGCGGAGTGGCCCAAGAACCTGTCCAATCCGGCCGCGGACAAGGGCGACCTGATTCTTCCCATGCCTTGCGGCGGCGCCATGGCCTTCCGCAAGGTGCTGATTCCCAACCAGGGGCCGCTCAACGATTACGGCATCGTCGTAGGCGGGGACGATGCGGACTACGCCTATGCCGAGCACCCACGTCCGGCCCAGATCGCCGGGAGCTTCGACCAGGATGCCAAGACCCGCTACTACCTCATCGGCAAATACGAGGTGAACCGCGCCCAGTACGCCGCTCTGGGATCGCAATGCCAGGCTCCGGCGGACGATCAGCGGCTGCCGCAGACCGACGTCACCTGGCTGGAGGCCATGGCGTTCGCCGACCGCTACACCCAATGGCTGCTGAAAAACGCTGCGGACAAGCTGCCGAAGGATGGCCAGCAGCCCGGATTCCTGCGCCTGCCGACCGAGGTGGAATGGGAGTTCGCCGCCCGCGGCGGTCTCGCCGTGCCGGTCGCGCAGTTCCGGGAGCGGACGTTTCCGATGGAGGACGAAATGGTGCGCTACGTCTGGTTCGAAGGCACCGAATCGGCCAACGGCAAACCCCAGCCCATCGGCATGCTCAAGCCGAATCCGCTGGGTCTGCATGACGTCCTCGGCAACGCGGACGAAATGGTCTTCGACCCGTATCGCTTGAACCGGCTCGACCGGCTCCACGGCCAGGCCGGCGGCTTCGTGGTGCGCGGCGGCAACTACTTCACCCCGCAGGCCGAGGTGCGTACCGCCCAGCGCATCGAGGTGCCGTTCTACGTCAAAGGCGAGCCGCGGCGGGCCGAGACCACAGGATTCCGGTTGGTCGTGACGGTGCCGGTGGAATCCTCCCGCGAAAAACTCAGGTTGCTGCGCGAGAGCTGGAACAAACTGGGCTCGGCGGCGATTACGCCGGAAGCCTCGCCCGGCCAGCCCAAGTCCATCGACGCCAAGGGGCTGGACGACCCGGTCGCAGAGCTGGGGGTGATCTCCGACGCGGCGCAGGATGCCAACATGAAGAACCGGCTCAGGAATGTCCAGAACCGGCTCAAAGTCACCATCCAGGAACGCGACGACCAGCGCAAGCTGGCGGCCAAGGCGGCATTGCGCCTGGGCGCCTTCCTCTGCCAGAAGATGGGGGCGGACGGGAAATGGGTCGATGCCGCGGAAACCCTGCTCAAGCAGCGGGAGGCGGCGTTCGGTGCGGACGACCCGGGCGTCAAATCCCGCCGCGAGCAGTTGAAGGGTGATCGTGCTGCCCTGACGGAGAATCTCTTGTACTATTCCGAAACGATTCTGGGCTCGGCGGCGATCTATGACGGACCCGTACTGGGCGAACAGTTCGAGGTCCTGAAAACCGAGCTGGAATTGAAAAACTACCAAGCCTTGCTCGGCTACGCCGATACCTATTACAGGCAGTTGACGGCGTATCGCGGGAATCCGGCGGTCAGGCAGAATGCCTGGCTTAACGACTGCAAGGCGCTGAACAAGAAATAG
- a CDS encoding glycine zipper 2TM domain-containing protein, translated as MNHSNRVDAPPRPPGRRRLIAGALIPALLVSGCASTGGYRQPYTSSSQARLAQLSESYNQTLAEGCVAGAAVGGLAGGLIGRDWKGAVAGLLAGAALGCAAGSYMGNLQNGYAREEDRLNAVIIDIRRDNQSLAELIPVAQRVVEDNKARVAELNKAIASGRISRAQAASQLADLDASRSQLQATLGSAKKRLAEQHAAIAMNTRNANPQLANIAHEELARKEQQVQALESELNTLTQLRSVDRVG; from the coding sequence TTGAACCATTCGAACAGGGTCGATGCGCCTCCCCGGCCTCCGGGACGGCGGCGTCTCATCGCCGGCGCGCTGATCCCGGCGCTGCTCGTCTCCGGCTGCGCCAGCACCGGCGGCTACCGTCAGCCCTATACGAGCTCCAGCCAGGCGCGCCTGGCGCAGCTTTCCGAGTCTTACAACCAGACCCTGGCGGAGGGCTGCGTCGCCGGCGCCGCGGTCGGCGGCCTGGCCGGCGGTCTGATCGGCAGAGACTGGAAAGGCGCGGTGGCCGGTCTGCTCGCGGGCGCCGCCTTGGGCTGTGCCGCGGGGAGTTACATGGGCAACCTGCAGAACGGCTATGCCCGCGAAGAAGACCGGCTGAATGCGGTAATCATCGACATTCGCCGCGACAACCAGTCGCTCGCCGAACTGATTCCTGTCGCCCAGCGGGTCGTCGAGGACAACAAGGCGCGGGTCGCGGAGCTGAACAAAGCCATCGCTTCCGGGCGGATCAGCCGCGCCCAGGCCGCCAGCCAACTGGCCGATCTCGATGCGAGCCGGTCCCAATTGCAGGCGACGCTGGGCAGCGCCAAGAAGCGCCTGGCCGAGCAGCATGCGGCGATCGCCATGAACACGCGCAACGCCAATCCGCAGTTGGCGAACATCGCGCACGAAGAGCTGGCGCGAAAGGAACAGCAGGTCCAGGCGCTCGAATCGGAACTGAATACGCTCACCCAACTGCGGAGTGTGGACCGTGTCGGCTAA